The following coding sequences are from one Devosia yakushimensis window:
- a CDS encoding NAD(P)-dependent alcohol dehydrogenase: MTKVRALVLERQHELALRDIDLPLDVGPGMVKIAIHTVGVCGSDVHYYTHGKIGPFVVNAPMVLGHEAAGTVTEVGAGVTHLKVGDRVCMEPGIPDPNSRASRLGMYNVDPAVRFWATPPIHGVLTPEVVHPANYTFKLPDNVSFAEGAMVEPFAVGMQAATKARITPGDTAVVLGAGPIGTMVAIAALAGGCARVIVADLAQPKLDIAARYQGVIPVNIREKNIVEEVSRLTDGWGADVVFECSGSPHAWKTIMDLPRPGGTIVVVGLPVEPVAVDIAAASTKEVRIENVFRYAHQYDRAIALFASGRVDLKPLISETFAFEDSIKAFDRAVEARPSDVKLQIRVSSDG, encoded by the coding sequence ATGACCAAAGTCCGCGCCCTCGTTCTCGAACGCCAGCATGAACTGGCGCTGCGCGATATCGATCTGCCGCTCGATGTGGGGCCGGGCATGGTCAAGATTGCCATTCACACCGTGGGTGTCTGCGGTTCGGATGTGCATTATTACACCCATGGCAAGATTGGGCCTTTCGTGGTCAATGCGCCCATGGTGCTGGGGCATGAGGCGGCGGGGACCGTCACCGAAGTGGGCGCGGGTGTGACCCATCTTAAGGTTGGCGACCGGGTCTGCATGGAGCCGGGTATTCCCGATCCCAATTCGCGGGCCAGCCGGCTGGGCATGTATAATGTCGATCCCGCCGTGCGCTTCTGGGCGACGCCGCCGATACATGGTGTGCTGACACCCGAGGTGGTCCATCCCGCCAATTACACCTTCAAGCTGCCCGACAATGTCAGCTTTGCCGAAGGGGCAATGGTTGAGCCCTTTGCCGTGGGCATGCAGGCGGCGACCAAGGCCAGGATCACGCCCGGCGATACCGCGGTGGTGCTGGGTGCCGGGCCAATCGGCACCATGGTCGCTATCGCCGCATTGGCCGGTGGTTGTGCGCGGGTGATCGTGGCCGATCTGGCGCAGCCCAAGCTCGATATCGCCGCGCGCTATCAGGGCGTCATTCCGGTCAATATCCGCGAGAAGAATATTGTCGAGGAAGTGTCGCGCCTCACCGATGGCTGGGGCGCCGATGTGGTGTTCGAATGCTCGGGTTCGCCCCATGCCTGGAAGACCATCATGGACCTGCCGCGGCCGGGTGGAACCATTGTCGTGGTCGGCCTGCCGGTCGAGCCGGTCGCCGTCGACATCGCCGCGGCCTCGACCAAGGAAGTGCGGATCGAAAACGTCTTCCGCTATGCCCATCAATATGACCGCGCCATTGCGCTCTTCGCCTCGGGGCGGGTGGACCTCAAGCCGCTGATCTCGGAGACATTTGCCTTTGAGGATTCGATCAAGGCGTTTGATCGGGCGGTGGAAGCGCGGCCGAGCGATGTGAAGTTGCAGATCCGCGTGAGCAGCGATGGCTGA
- a CDS encoding barstar family protein: MAETRQVVLDGASWQSRDDVYQAIEIAIGPSYFGRNLDALWDILRTPEDSVLKPPYALLVRGAGSAGAEARQTIADIAAVFAEARASGQDVDLTILD, translated from the coding sequence ATGGCTGAAACGCGGCAGGTGGTGCTGGATGGCGCGTCGTGGCAGAGCCGCGACGATGTCTACCAGGCCATCGAGATCGCCATTGGCCCCAGCTATTTCGGGCGCAATCTCGATGCCCTCTGGGATATCTTGCGGACGCCGGAAGATAGCGTCCTCAAGCCACCCTATGCGCTGCTGGTGCGCGGTGCCGGGTCTGCCGGCGCCGAGGCGCGGCAAACCATTGCCGATATTGCCGCTGTTTTTGCCGAGGCGCGAGCGAGCGGCCAGGACGTCGATCTCACCATTCTCGACTAG
- a CDS encoding SDR family NAD(P)-dependent oxidoreductase, which produces MDLNLRDKVAVITGGTVGIGLAVAEGLAAEGANLVLVGRDKLRGDDAASRVADRFGIIATAISADVATAQGCDAVIKGTAKAFGGADILINNAGTGSNETIAEADDAKWQYYWDLHVMAAVRLARGLVPGMKKRGGGVVLHNASICAVQPLWYEPIYNTTKAALMMFSKTLANEVVGDNIRVNTINPGLVLTPDWVKTAKQIAGEDGWQAHLQGVADEAGGMKRFATPEELANFFVFMCSDKASYSTGSTYFVDGGWLKTV; this is translated from the coding sequence ATGGACTTGAATCTGCGCGACAAGGTCGCCGTTATCACGGGTGGAACAGTGGGTATCGGGTTGGCCGTTGCCGAGGGATTGGCGGCGGAGGGGGCAAACCTGGTGCTGGTGGGCCGCGACAAGCTGCGGGGTGATGACGCGGCGTCGCGGGTAGCCGACAGGTTCGGCATTATCGCCACGGCGATCAGCGCCGATGTCGCGACCGCGCAAGGGTGCGATGCGGTGATCAAGGGCACGGCCAAAGCCTTTGGCGGGGCCGATATCCTGATCAATAATGCCGGGACCGGCTCAAACGAGACCATTGCCGAAGCCGACGATGCCAAGTGGCAATATTATTGGGACCTGCATGTGATGGCCGCGGTGCGGCTGGCGCGAGGGCTGGTGCCGGGGATGAAGAAGCGCGGCGGCGGCGTGGTGCTGCACAATGCCTCGATCTGCGCGGTGCAGCCGCTGTGGTACGAGCCGATCTACAACACCACCAAGGCGGCCCTGATGATGTTTTCCAAGACTTTGGCCAATGAGGTGGTGGGCGACAATATCCGCGTCAACACGATCAATCCCGGGCTGGTGCTGACGCCGGACTGGGTGAAGACCGCCAAGCAGATTGCCGGGGAAGATGGCTGGCAGGCGCATCTGCAAGGGGTGGCCGACGAGGCGGGCGGCATGAAGCGCTTTGCGACGCCCGAGGAGCTGGCCAATTTCTTCGTCTTCATGTGCTCGGACAAGGCCAGTTATTCGACTGGTTCGACCTATTTTGTCGATGGTGGCTGGCTCAAGACGGTCTGA
- a CDS encoding MgtC/SapB family protein produces MDAGNAFGYVDTFLPQHIIAIRLLIAAILGAMIGFEREWHTAEAGLRTHILIAVAAALFTILAFEIFHTIQGEGRSNPDPIRAVEAVTAGIAFLGAGAIFRRGGGVQGLTTGAGMWLAGAVGVATALGYYLIALGVAVLAVAILAMLRFFAHQVVGRDAQPGAHEGKGPRGEADGD; encoded by the coding sequence ATGGATGCCGGCAATGCATTCGGCTATGTCGATACTTTCCTGCCCCAGCATATCATCGCCATTCGCCTGCTGATCGCGGCCATCCTGGGGGCGATGATCGGCTTTGAGCGGGAATGGCACACGGCCGAAGCGGGGCTGCGCACCCATATCCTGATCGCGGTGGCGGCCGCGCTTTTCACGATTCTGGCCTTCGAGATATTCCATACCATCCAGGGGGAAGGACGCTCCAATCCCGACCCGATCCGTGCCGTAGAGGCGGTGACGGCCGGCATAGCCTTTCTTGGGGCCGGCGCCATTTTCCGGCGCGGCGGGGGTGTGCAGGGGCTCACCACCGGCGCGGGAATGTGGCTGGCAGGGGCGGTGGGCGTCGCGACGGCGCTTGGCTATTATCTGATTGCATTGGGCGTGGCGGTGTTGGCGGTGGCAATTCTCGCCATGCTGCGATTTTTTGCCCATCAGGTGGTGGGGCGCGATGCCCAGCCGGGCGCCCATGAGGGAAAAGGGCCGCGGGGAGAAGCAGATGGAGATTGA
- a CDS encoding tetratricopeptide repeat protein, whose product MALGRLLEWPEIARSPQLARFASYIVERTLDGEQQAIKAYSIAVDVFGRPADFDPQADPIVRVQARRLRALLHTYYQGAGASERVRIRLPVGRYVPDFDLVDTETLPAPPVVEEEPVPAPSRPRGSITLSWFALAVIALGTGALAFSLATWQPRQEALTLAAGAVQRPSLGVSEFQNLTGQGRGPLSVSGLAIELVTDLEAFDTMDVRYDGGPTPAAQPASPGGFALSGIARIDADMVQYSAILTDTRTSDIVWSDVISLPLARASEPLALDEVSRRLSLVLGSTRGPVHAQARQFLASGAPLTGNENAYLCRVAFDLYRDTGSAEAADRARTCFAAVPQSEGEKPVALAAAASLMAEMGEDSTATDRYRTAQADMARAIAGSPVSAFVWEQQARLFETLGAIVEAEAAFGSATQLNPASADALAGYARLLAFSGRLDDARSLAEQSINAAPSPPAWYFGVPALLALRDRDFSTAIADAEIYAAADRELGPVLAIMAAQEAGDSAIVNRYLPQVLEIASFRAAGVLPQLRKRISDAGLLGRIGATLAAAGVPPSSLNGRF is encoded by the coding sequence GTGGCACTCGGCCGGTTGCTCGAGTGGCCCGAAATTGCGCGCTCGCCGCAGCTGGCGCGCTTTGCCAGCTATATCGTCGAACGCACGCTCGATGGCGAGCAGCAGGCCATCAAGGCCTATTCGATAGCGGTGGACGTATTCGGCCGCCCGGCCGATTTCGACCCGCAGGCAGACCCCATCGTGCGGGTGCAGGCGCGGCGGCTGCGGGCTTTGCTCCACACTTATTATCAGGGCGCCGGAGCCAGCGAGCGTGTGCGGATACGCCTGCCCGTGGGCCGCTATGTGCCTGACTTCGACCTGGTTGATACCGAGACATTGCCGGCGCCGCCTGTCGTCGAGGAAGAGCCGGTCCCCGCGCCATCCAGGCCACGGGGGAGCATAACGCTTTCCTGGTTTGCGCTGGCCGTCATCGCGCTGGGCACGGGGGCGCTTGCGTTCTCCCTGGCGACCTGGCAGCCCCGACAGGAGGCGCTGACCCTGGCTGCCGGCGCGGTGCAGCGACCCAGCCTGGGTGTGTCGGAATTCCAAAATCTCACCGGGCAGGGGCGGGGACCCTTGTCGGTATCGGGTCTTGCCATCGAATTGGTGACCGATCTCGAAGCCTTTGACACCATGGATGTGCGCTATGACGGCGGTCCGACGCCCGCAGCCCAACCGGCTTCGCCGGGTGGCTTCGCGCTTAGCGGCATTGCGCGGATCGATGCCGATATGGTGCAATATAGTGCCATTCTCACCGATACGCGCACCAGCGATATCGTCTGGAGCGATGTCATCTCGCTGCCATTGGCGCGGGCCAGCGAACCTCTGGCGCTTGACGAGGTGTCGCGCCGGCTCAGCCTTGTGCTGGGCAGCACAAGAGGGCCGGTCCATGCCCAGGCGCGGCAGTTTCTGGCTTCCGGCGCCCCATTGACCGGCAATGAAAACGCCTATCTCTGCCGGGTGGCCTTCGATCTTTATCGCGATACGGGCAGTGCCGAGGCGGCGGATCGGGCCAGGACGTGCTTTGCGGCTGTGCCTCAAAGCGAAGGCGAAAAGCCGGTGGCTCTGGCGGCGGCAGCGAGCCTCATGGCCGAAATGGGCGAAGACAGCACGGCAACGGACCGCTATCGCACGGCCCAGGCCGATATGGCGCGGGCCATTGCCGGTTCCCCGGTCAGTGCATTTGTGTGGGAGCAGCAGGCACGATTGTTCGAAACCCTGGGTGCAATCGTCGAGGCGGAAGCCGCTTTCGGCTCGGCTACGCAACTCAATCCGGCCAGTGCCGATGCCCTGGCGGGTTATGCCCGGCTGCTGGCTTTTTCCGGCCGGCTCGACGATGCCAGATCTCTGGCGGAGCAATCGATCAATGCGGCGCCCAGTCCGCCCGCCTGGTATTTCGGTGTGCCGGCGCTCTTGGCGCTGCGCGATCGCGACTTCTCCACGGCGATAGCCGATGCCGAAATCTATGCCGCGGCGGATCGGGAACTGGGGCCGGTGCTGGCCATCATGGCGGCGCAGGAGGCCGGGGATAGCGCCATCGTCAATCGCTATCTGCCCCAGGTGCTGGAAATTGCCAGTTTCCGGGCGGCGGGCGTATTGCCGCAATTGCGCAAGCGCATCAGCGATGCCGGCCTATTGGGGCGGATCGGGGCGACGTTGGCGGCGGCTGGTGTGCCGCCGTCGTCGCTCAATGGCCGGTTTTGA
- a CDS encoding DMT family transporter, whose product MNGAVYLLIAIVGEVIATSFLRASAGFTQLGPSIVVVVGYVITFYFFSLALQTIPVGIGYAIWSGVGIILVSIIAYFAYGQTLDLPALIGIGLILAGVLVINLFSQSSTH is encoded by the coding sequence ATGAACGGCGCCGTCTATCTATTGATCGCCATTGTCGGCGAAGTGATCGCCACGTCCTTCCTGCGGGCCTCGGCCGGGTTCACCCAGCTGGGCCCTTCGATCGTGGTGGTGGTGGGCTATGTCATTACCTTCTATTTTTTCTCGCTGGCGCTCCAGACCATTCCGGTCGGCATCGGCTATGCTATCTGGTCCGGGGTCGGCATCATTCTGGTCTCGATCATTGCCTATTTTGCCTATGGCCAGACGCTCGATCTACCGGCGTTGATCGGCATTGGCCTGATCCTGGCGGGCGTGCTCGTCATCAATCTTTTTTCCCAGTCATCGACGCATTGA
- the murD gene encoding UDP-N-acetylmuramoyl-L-alanine--D-glutamate ligase yields MRFEEPVLLYGAGREAISTAGFLKARQPDLKLYVTVDSGAADIPGTEQIATEDLGAAIHEHRFGIIVKSPGVSRYKPVFDIARHAGIPVTSNLNLWGATYRHGRTVIAITGTKGKSTTATLTHLMLTRSGIDAGLAGNVGVAPLDIADRHPVVIFELSSYQTSDMNFLPDIAAVTNLYPEHVDWHGSVERYFHDKLHLIDREGSFPVALGAGARGNALVAQAVRDHRRLLRDLTREERAAIDKAAMGSRLKGSHNIDNARLAAQIALAAGASLNGVVAGIAAFVPLPHRLEEHQFGGTIFVNDSISTTPEATKAALAAYKGFRIALIAGGHEREQDYTELASLLAGYGVTTLACLPVTGARLAAATRVAAPHITVLAEPDLETAMHALHAYKERFDALILSPGAPSYNQFKNFEERGVRFVGLAQAIFG; encoded by the coding sequence ATGCGGTTTGAGGAACCTGTCCTGCTCTATGGTGCGGGCCGCGAGGCCATTTCCACCGCTGGCTTCCTGAAGGCCCGCCAGCCCGATCTCAAACTCTATGTCACCGTCGACAGTGGCGCGGCCGATATTCCGGGCACCGAACAAATCGCAACCGAAGATCTCGGAGCGGCCATTCACGAGCATCGCTTCGGCATCATCGTGAAAAGCCCGGGCGTCTCACGCTACAAACCGGTGTTCGACATTGCCCGCCATGCCGGCATTCCGGTGACGTCCAATCTCAACCTCTGGGGCGCAACCTATCGCCACGGCCGCACGGTCATCGCCATTACCGGCACCAAGGGCAAATCGACCACCGCCACGCTGACCCATCTGATGCTGACGCGGTCGGGGATCGATGCGGGGCTCGCCGGCAATGTCGGCGTCGCCCCGCTCGACATCGCCGATCGCCATCCGGTCGTCATCTTCGAATTGTCGAGCTACCAGACCTCGGACATGAATTTCCTGCCCGACATAGCGGCGGTCACCAATCTTTATCCCGAACATGTCGACTGGCACGGTTCGGTCGAGCGCTACTTCCACGACAAGCTGCATCTGATCGACCGGGAAGGCAGTTTCCCGGTGGCGCTGGGCGCGGGAGCCAGGGGCAATGCGCTGGTCGCTCAGGCCGTACGCGACCATCGCCGCCTCTTGCGCGATTTGACGCGCGAGGAGCGGGCCGCCATCGACAAGGCAGCGATGGGCTCGCGCCTCAAGGGCAGCCACAATATCGACAATGCCCGCCTTGCCGCCCAGATCGCCCTGGCGGCCGGAGCAAGCCTGAATGGCGTGGTGGCCGGCATCGCCGCCTTCGTACCCCTGCCCCACCGGCTCGAGGAACACCAGTTCGGCGGCACCATCTTCGTCAATGACTCGATCTCGACCACCCCCGAGGCGACCAAGGCGGCACTGGCCGCCTATAAGGGCTTTCGCATTGCCCTTATCGCCGGTGGCCATGAGCGCGAGCAGGACTATACCGAGCTGGCAAGCCTGCTGGCAGGCTATGGCGTGACAACTCTCGCCTGCCTGCCGGTGACGGGCGCGCGCCTGGCCGCTGCCACGCGGGTCGCCGCGCCACATATTACCGTCCTGGCCGAGCCCGATCTCGAAACGGCCATGCATGCCCTGCACGCCTACAAGGAGCGTTTTGATGCGCTCATCCTCTCGCCGGGCGCGCCTTCCTATAACCAATTCAAGAATTTCGAGGAGCGCGGGGTCCGATTTGTCGGACTTGCACAAGCCATTTTTGGCTAA
- a CDS encoding YciI family protein — translation MRVLVFVKANEDSEAGVMPSTELLEAMGKYNEELVDAGIMKGGDGLQPSKKGKRILFDGSSRTVIDGPFTETKELVAGFWVWEVKDMEEAVAWARRCPNPMDGGGVLEIRPVFEMSDFGEAMTSDVAEIHNRVRDKSN, via the coding sequence ATGCGTGTCTTGGTTTTTGTCAAAGCCAATGAAGACAGTGAAGCGGGGGTAATGCCCTCCACCGAGCTGCTCGAAGCCATGGGCAAATACAATGAAGAGCTGGTCGATGCCGGCATCATGAAGGGCGGCGATGGGCTGCAACCTTCCAAAAAGGGCAAGCGCATCCTGTTCGACGGCTCAAGCCGCACCGTCATCGACGGTCCCTTCACCGAGACCAAGGAGCTGGTTGCCGGTTTCTGGGTCTGGGAGGTCAAGGACATGGAGGAGGCGGTGGCCTGGGCCCGGCGCTGTCCCAACCCCATGGACGGCGGCGGCGTGCTGGAAATCCGTCCGGTATTCGAGATGAGTGATTTCGGCGAGGCCATGACCTCCGATGTGGCCGAAATTCACAATCGGGTACGCGATAAATCCAATTAG
- a CDS encoding alpha/beta fold hydrolase, giving the protein MSTTSNTGKVPVGGAEIYYEIHGDGPSLVLLHGGVNPSATFGAPLAVMAKTHKVIAIHMRGHGFSTDGDGPWSSELMADDVAAVLRQLGIGKARFMGYSLGAAVALQVAIRHPELVEKLVVVSVAFRTDGDFPEVRQAFAKMPDMAAAIGQQLAASPLAQLYPGVDWESVMRKSGEMNLPGHDWTEGIKTIKAPILLVFADADSIRPEHMVEFWQLLGGGLHDAGLDGSQRPAGQLAILPNTTHYSLIDSPLLTEVATAFLMQ; this is encoded by the coding sequence ATGAGCACCACCAGCAACACGGGCAAGGTCCCGGTCGGCGGCGCCGAAATCTACTACGAGATCCATGGCGACGGGCCGTCGCTGGTGCTGTTGCATGGCGGCGTCAACCCGTCTGCAACCTTCGGCGCCCCGCTGGCCGTGATGGCCAAGACGCACAAGGTGATCGCCATTCATATGCGCGGCCACGGCTTCAGCACGGACGGCGACGGGCCGTGGTCGTCCGAGCTGATGGCCGACGATGTCGCGGCCGTGCTCCGGCAGCTCGGCATCGGCAAGGCTCGCTTCATGGGCTATTCGCTCGGTGCCGCCGTGGCACTGCAGGTCGCGATCCGGCACCCAGAACTGGTCGAAAAGCTGGTGGTCGTCTCCGTGGCCTTCCGCACCGATGGCGACTTTCCCGAGGTCCGGCAGGCCTTCGCGAAAATGCCTGATATGGCCGCCGCTATCGGCCAGCAACTGGCGGCCTCGCCGCTCGCGCAGCTCTACCCCGGCGTCGACTGGGAGAGCGTGATGCGCAAGAGCGGCGAGATGAATCTGCCCGGCCACGATTGGACCGAGGGCATCAAGACGATCAAGGCCCCGATTCTGCTGGTCTTTGCGGATGCGGATTCCATACGGCCCGAACATATGGTCGAGTTCTGGCAGCTGCTCGGGGGCGGTCTGCACGACGCCGGACTTGACGGCTCCCAGCGCCCCGCCGGCCAGCTCGCTATCCTTCCCAACACGACACATTACAGCCTGATCGACTCGCCGCTCCTTACCGAGGTCGCGACGGCCTTCCTTATGCAGTAG
- a CDS encoding LacI family DNA-binding transcriptional regulator translates to MKASKATMTDVARRAGVSAATVARVLYNNGYVKEETRIAVKSAVEATGYRPNMVARGLRTSRSYTLGLVVSESRLNAFHPAVAHFVQMEALRQGYTVLTLNNNADSDMEAAGVRRFLDHHVDAVIFCSARDPRNVRIIAQNGIPTVQVERHIAHVGAVVTVDAHDGMREAVDHLYGLGHRRFAFIGGDVDSSNMEGNLDDAIEAVRERLFRENLARHGIDVPAANMLRAVYYDDSKPVRQPGYHLMRRLLALPERPTAVIFGSDLLAASGLQAISEAGLSVPNDISIIGYDDSMAEILTPALTSIAQPIGELGRLAVTMALAAIENSENAEPAISTVTRLVIRESTATVPNEGSE, encoded by the coding sequence ATGAAGGCGAGTAAAGCCACCATGACGGACGTGGCGCGCCGCGCCGGCGTTTCAGCAGCCACGGTGGCGCGCGTTCTGTACAACAACGGCTATGTGAAGGAAGAAACGCGCATAGCTGTGAAAAGCGCCGTGGAGGCAACAGGTTACCGGCCCAACATGGTGGCCCGCGGCCTTCGCACCAGCCGCAGCTACACGCTTGGTCTCGTGGTCAGCGAGTCACGGCTTAACGCCTTCCATCCGGCAGTGGCGCATTTCGTGCAGATGGAAGCACTGCGCCAAGGCTATACCGTGCTGACTTTGAACAATAATGCCGATTCGGACATGGAGGCCGCGGGGGTACGGCGCTTCCTCGATCATCACGTCGATGCAGTCATTTTCTGCAGCGCCAGGGACCCCAGGAATGTCCGCATCATTGCCCAGAACGGCATTCCCACGGTCCAGGTCGAGCGGCACATCGCCCATGTCGGCGCCGTTGTGACGGTGGATGCGCATGACGGCATGCGGGAGGCCGTTGATCACCTCTATGGCCTGGGCCACCGGCGCTTTGCCTTCATTGGCGGCGACGTGGATTCCAGCAATATGGAGGGGAATCTCGACGACGCGATCGAGGCAGTCCGCGAGCGGCTGTTTCGCGAGAACCTAGCACGACATGGAATTGACGTGCCCGCGGCCAATATGCTCCGTGCCGTCTATTACGACGATAGCAAGCCGGTCCGGCAACCCGGATACCACCTGATGCGCCGCTTGCTGGCGCTTCCAGAGCGACCTACGGCAGTGATTTTCGGCTCCGACCTGCTCGCCGCCTCGGGGCTGCAGGCGATCAGCGAGGCTGGACTGAGCGTTCCCAACGACATTTCGATCATCGGCTATGACGACAGCATGGCCGAAATCCTGACGCCGGCGCTGACCAGCATCGCCCAACCCATCGGCGAACTCGGACGCCTCGCCGTGACCATGGCCCTTGCCGCAATCGAGAATTCGGAGAACGCAGAACCGGCCATTTCCACTGTGACCAGGCTTGTCATCCGCGAGTCGACAGCCACTGTACCAAACGAAGGGTCCGAGTGA
- a CDS encoding ABC transporter substrate-binding protein, with amino-acid sequence MSRPNFMRRNMIKLALAGTALGLCAGPALAQPVSIDFWDMIWGGPTYPAAAQALVDKYNAEHPDVQVVYRSVPWTNWYETFVTAIASGSAPDISTGAGFQAVQLYDQGAIMPVDEVVAQLDANDFAPGALDALRYDDHYVGLPWAVDLRVLFYRKDVLEAAGVAVPTNWEEFRAAAKTLTADGKFGLVSSGDSGGMHWILASSINNGGGLFDADGNAALNGERTTEALQYLTDLKTDGSVNPASVGYVNDDARGSFFRGEAAFLLNGPLLPDQAGGVKDQIGIVPPMQALHGDVGTVYWVNNIMVYNQTEHPAETMAFLKWWSDNALPLWTEGKAGNLPARQSIQADAYFQDNPSVKYIIDTYLPVSKTMSAAVGGTFPQLNEIDGDGFLMSLMQSIWQGQPLGDNLAAAQSHLEEIMAD; translated from the coding sequence ATGAGCAGACCCAATTTCATGCGCCGCAACATGATCAAGCTGGCGCTAGCCGGCACCGCGCTGGGCCTATGCGCGGGCCCGGCCCTTGCGCAGCCCGTATCCATCGATTTCTGGGACATGATCTGGGGCGGACCGACCTATCCGGCCGCAGCCCAGGCGCTGGTCGACAAGTACAATGCCGAGCATCCGGACGTGCAGGTCGTCTACCGCTCCGTACCGTGGACGAACTGGTACGAGACCTTCGTCACCGCGATCGCCTCGGGCAGCGCGCCCGATATCTCGACTGGCGCCGGCTTCCAGGCGGTGCAGCTTTATGACCAGGGCGCCATCATGCCGGTGGACGAGGTGGTCGCCCAGCTTGATGCCAATGACTTCGCTCCCGGCGCACTCGACGCGCTGCGCTACGACGACCACTATGTCGGCCTGCCTTGGGCCGTGGACCTGCGCGTGCTGTTCTATCGCAAGGACGTGCTGGAGGCCGCAGGGGTGGCTGTTCCGACCAATTGGGAAGAATTCCGTGCCGCTGCCAAGACGCTGACGGCAGACGGCAAGTTCGGTCTCGTGTCGTCGGGTGACTCGGGCGGAATGCACTGGATTCTGGCCAGTTCTATCAATAATGGCGGTGGCCTGTTCGATGCCGATGGCAATGCCGCACTGAACGGCGAGCGCACCACCGAGGCGCTGCAATACCTGACCGATCTAAAGACCGATGGCTCCGTCAATCCGGCCAGCGTCGGCTATGTCAATGACGATGCGCGCGGTTCCTTTTTCCGCGGCGAGGCGGCTTTCCTGCTCAACGGTCCCCTGCTGCCTGACCAGGCCGGCGGTGTGAAGGACCAGATCGGCATCGTCCCGCCGATGCAGGCGCTGCATGGCGATGTCGGCACGGTCTACTGGGTCAACAACATCATGGTTTACAACCAGACCGAGCACCCGGCCGAAACCATGGCCTTCCTCAAGTGGTGGAGCGATAACGCGCTGCCGCTGTGGACCGAAGGCAAGGCGGGTAACCTCCCCGCGCGTCAGTCGATCCAGGCCGACGCTTATTTCCAGGACAATCCAAGCGTCAAATACATCATCGACACCTATTTGCCGGTGTCCAAGACCATGTCGGCGGCAGTGGGTGGAACCTTTCCGCAGCTCAACGAGATCGATGGCGACGGCTTCCTGATGAGCCTGATGCAGTCAATCTGGCAGGGCCAGCCGCTCGGCGACAATCTTGCCGCCGCCCAATCCCATCTCGAAGAGATCATGGCTGATTGA
- a CDS encoding carbohydrate ABC transporter permease codes for MTVALDSNEAPAWRTRARQMLAPEFVTPAILLAPSVLLLLVVIAYPMVQGFFFSFTDGSLMKGGDVVGFENYTKLLTSPAFWHSLRFSAIFAACNIAGCYLLGLGLALLLQMDMPGRGVFRVLLLLPWIVPSLVSIVSWRWMVNDEKALFNQVITLFGGDPIYFLSNSNWAVTIVILIKIWRSFPFMMLSLLAALQSIDRSLYEAAAIDGATKWQSFWNVTLPQIKNISIVLCLLMTIWSVNDFDTPWLLAQGGPANATENLVVLAYRYTFARNDVGMGAATSFVTLFVLMALVFFLLRLQRRS; via the coding sequence ATGACTGTCGCCCTCGATAGCAACGAGGCTCCTGCCTGGCGTACCCGCGCCAGGCAGATGTTGGCCCCCGAATTCGTCACCCCCGCAATCCTGCTGGCGCCATCGGTGCTGCTGCTGCTGGTCGTCATCGCCTATCCGATGGTGCAGGGGTTCTTTTTCAGTTTCACCGATGGCTCGCTGATGAAGGGCGGCGATGTCGTGGGGTTTGAAAACTATACCAAGTTGCTGACCTCTCCGGCGTTCTGGCACTCGCTGCGCTTCAGCGCGATCTTTGCCGCCTGCAATATTGCCGGTTGCTATCTGCTCGGGCTCGGTTTGGCGCTGCTGCTGCAGATGGACATGCCCGGTCGCGGGGTTTTCCGCGTGCTGCTGCTCCTGCCGTGGATCGTGCCGTCGCTGGTGTCGATCGTGTCCTGGCGCTGGATGGTCAATGACGAGAAGGCGCTGTTCAACCAGGTCATCACCCTGTTCGGCGGCGATCCGATCTATTTCCTGTCCAACAGCAATTGGGCCGTGACGATCGTCATCCTGATCAAGATCTGGCGCAGCTTCCCTTTCATGATGCTGTCGCTGCTGGCAGCTTTGCAGAGCATCGACCGCTCGCTCTATGAAGCTGCGGCCATCGACGGCGCCACCAAATGGCAGTCGTTCTGGAACGTTACGCTGCCGCAGATCAAGAACATCTCGATCGTGCTTTGCCTGCTGATGACCATCTGGAGCGTCAACGACTTCGATACGCCGTGGCTACTGGCTCAGGGTGGGCCGGCTAATGCCACGGAAAACCTCGTCGTTCTGGCTTATCGCTACACTTTTGCCCGCAACGATGTCGGCATGGGCGCTGCGACTTCCTTCGTTACCCTGTTTGTGTTGATGGCGCTGGTCTTCTTCCTGCTCCGTCTGCAGCGCCGGAGTTGA